The Glycine soja cultivar W05 chromosome 19, ASM419377v2, whole genome shotgun sequence genomic sequence acagttgttgttgtgataaatgattttaataaatttcgtTTAAATGTTTCTGctaataaacattaattaatttaagttttcttcttaatagaagaaataaaatattacttaattttgttgttcgacagtaaaatcattattttgatATCAAATAAACTTATATTGAAAACGctccaatataaaaaaaatctatgaataaataatatataaaagttattgttAAATTCTGATGCTTTGTTTGTTACATGTaggaaataaattcatttttctgTGATTCATCTATTCCATTCGTGTAAAATATAATCTAATTCATCCAGTTCTTAAAAAAATGGATTGCATTGggtgaataataaattattcatcCTTTCTTGTTTTTCAATTCTAATGAACCATTTAATTAACCCTTTATGGAACAAAATCAGTTCAGCATTatgtttttcttctaaaatacttgaatttcttataatttattaaaaaattagaacgTATTATcgatggggttgaatcaatttaaattttacattaaaaaaatatacaaatttaatcCAACTTAAACTAAAGTGTTCTAATTTGCTTGGGCATTAGCTATTAGGTTTAGTCAATCTCAAACCGAAATCAAAATcaacatatattattaatttaattgattggtTTACTTCGagttttacaagaaaaaaatatgcaaatatATATGACACAATCTAAATTAAAGTATGTCTGTCACTCAAATCAATGATAAATTTTGTTGACTGAAATTGATgcagcataattttttttatgaatgaggTAAAGTATTttgaatcaataataaaaattaatttatatatggaTTGAATATTCCTTCATAAAACAATTAATCTATTGATTGgatggtttttaaaataaaaaaaacggatgaattgaattttttaaacgaATTTTTAATCGATcctaaattgattaattaatggaTTGTTTTTAATCCGTGTGTTATaatctaaataaaattttatccaaTCCATTAATTTGGCAGACCTAATTTGTTTTTGTGGAAAATGAGAGGAAGGGTTCTAAACAAAAGGAAataataaggataaaaaaaaagcaattctTCTACTGTTTGAAAGTCTTTAAAGTGTTTTGTCCACTTTTGGACGGGAAATGgaagtgtttatatatatatatatatatatatatatatatatgtatgtgtgtgtgtgtgtgtcactTTGTacacaactaaaaaaaaaacttttatacattcaaataaatttttcttcaaagcaaaCTTATAAAACACGTGacacaaatttcaaattatttttatagcaGCAAATGTAATTTTACGTATTAAAATTTGCTATTAAGTTCACATATACCACTGTTCGGTCGGTCCACACATATATTTCGATCAAAACACTGTTTTACTGATTCATTAATGTGCTCCAATAATTGACAACAAAGGTCTCAGTTTGTCTTTATActgttatatataattgaatttaaagTAACTTTAATCTATTTACTAGTGAATTTATAGAAAATTCTAAACAATGACCCTATTAAATGCTGATATTAAATTCTGAAACTCTTTGAAATCATTTAGATGGGAACTTGACCTACAGCTACTTATATTCCGATTAAAGAGAGGTTGAATAGAAATTATgccctcttttttttcctttggaaAGATACTTTAATCtcactatttaaatatttttgccttataattatggttttaagttattttatatatattaaaaaaattagtaaattgatgagaaaaaatatcaattttataaaactaattttattattaattaatttttaatttttcttatcaatatccttaatattataagagatttaagtaaaaaaaaaagtaattcaaGTTACATGAAATactaaaatgattattatttttttaacaatttttttcttacataacGATATAAAACAAGGATAATATTATAAGTCAATCATTAATGAACAgcacattttttttacacatttttttaaacaattctcTCTTGTTAGTTgaaatttgacttttttttaaaaaaagtaggtgaaaaaaatttatttatgtgaATAGAATGAATGATTTCAAAACTATTTATATGGCCTTCCTCATTTGTTAGAAACTGCACCTTGAGGGACACTTTGTATTCATTTTTTGTGAGAAAGTGTCCTTCAAAGTAATgcttcttatttttattgtattttttgcaTTGATTATATTTACGATTGATGTAAAATAaccttatttttatattgataatagatataactaatgtaaaaaaaagtgtaataacAATCACGATAAGAGACATTATCCTAAATAATACATGCATgacatctaaaatataattctttaatctcaataaatacatatttgaattaaagtttaCAAACCTGCATCAAATTTAAGTAtgcaaaagaaattcaaatattgcTTCTACCAAACTTAATTTTCATATCTAAATATATTTCTAgagaaatcaaatatattaccaaaataaatttattctccACTGAGTTTAGAACTTTCTaaatagaaaaccaaatataACCTTAAGTTTGCTAACATGCTATAAGTCAAACATGCATTGATTTGAATTTGCCTAaagtagaaaaaagaaagaaaacttttaaaaaataaaaaggaaggaGGACCCACTAATCCACTAGGACCACTAAGTGTTAAACAGATCAAAtagaagaattttaaatttaaagttttactctctctaatttttttttaacatttttagtccattattttttttcattattcataATTCATAGGGATTGAATTTTGTCCTatcaatctcagggactaattattaacaataaaatatattagaaataacactcaaatctaaaattttataagaattaaaaacttatttaaaccttactattttttttttaaaaatattttaaagttcaaaaattttaaaaatataatgaaatacatattatattagagaagaattcaaaacaaaactCATTTAAAATCTTTTAGACACAACCCTGCATAAAGTTCATACATGATTAGGCAAGCCGAGACAGAGATGATCCAGGTAGCCTGAAGATTGATTGTAAAATGACAGATTAGAAGCATGTCAGGCCATGAACTTTGTGGCCACGGAGGTCGATCGTATCCATATATAGGATTAggaaaggtgatcaaataaagACTAGCtagaattattattataatgggAAGAGTATTATGTTACAAGAAGTCGAAATCAATTTTTGAATGAAAGGCACATATCAATTACGACTCGAAAGTGCATAGATAATGAAACTGAAACTTGAAAGGAGCATCAATTTATTTGCTATATAACTCGGGAAAAGTTCTCTGACAACAACAATGGTCGGAGAACTCGTTGCAAGGGGTCAACTATAATTAAACTTTTGAATGAATGCCTTGGtttcatttaattaaagatttttGTAAACACAGATTATATAATATTGAAATGCGATTAATGTaatagttaataaaaattatacaaatataatttgatcGTGTATGTTTCGGACGATTAGGTGTACATGTATGTATGAACTTTAAATCAAattcaagatatattttgaaagaaaggGTGTGCAAGAAATATTTGcttgtctttttttcttcttcttctttttcccaAGCATTAATTTCAACGTCCCACCAAACTCAAATACGTGAATTTAGAATGCAGGGATCCTTTGCAGAGCATGAAATTAAATATCTGAAGTACTCCTCTTTCACAGTATGTACGAGTAAAAAGCTCTCCcgattttcttttgatataatttttttgttaataaaaaaacaaaaatgactctttttcattatttttcaggCTTAAttgcatttattattattattttttagttttcgcCAAATTTTAtcccaataaattaatttgacacaTTTTATCTCAAACTTTTAACTCTTAAAAAGTTTATGAATTTTACTTTCCATCATTTATCCATTGATAAACACAAAAGTTTGAgagtaaaatttatcaaaaaaaaaaaaattagaaataaaatttgctaaaacataaaaaattggaaacataatttgtcaaaaaaaaatatggataaaaaatacaattatatattagGAGTAAGATAAtccaatattaaatttataatattcttaaaaattaaaaagaaagcatGTCAAATCAATTTAttgggataatttttttaaaaattataaaattaaggataaagAGTACCCttaaagcctattttttatatactacAATAACTTCTTTGACTGAGTAAACTTGTAGCATTAAAATAATCTATCAAGgggtttattttaaacaaagtaTAGtagttaattatctttttttgttaGATATACAGGAGTATGAGATCGAAGATGGTTAAAATAAAAGTGGGTATTTAATATCAGAGTAGGTTTGTTAACACTTCAATTTAAAAAGCCGTAAATGAATATTGCTTTTTTTAAGGTAAATTTGAGTCAGATACACACTTAAACTCTATGAAAGAAAGCTAGGTTTGtgaataaacatatatataatataatggtAAAACTTGGGTAGCCCAGAGATATATTATGGAGGAAAGAAAGatgttgaaaatacaaaaaatggcAAGGAttgtttcatttaatttaagtgGTAAGTGTGTGTCCCGTGGGGCAATGGAAGGAAATTGTCagttgtttctttcttttggttCGTAATACTGCAGTCTGCAGAGCAGAGATTTTACATGTACATAAAGGACGGTCAAATCTTCCCACATTATGAGTTCATTCAGTGAGTCAATCACATGGGTGAATCTAAACATGATTTTGTTTAATACTCCTTCATTGGTGTGACGACATGATGACCTCACAGCCATAATTTCCCATATATACAACTACCTGTACTAGCTAGCTGTGCAACGTGGGCCAATCCATTCCAAAAATCGCATTATATAACACCCCTTCCTCATTCCTCCTCTGCTTACATACTAGTTCAGCAGCAACTCCACTCAATTGTATGCATTGATCCATGGCTAGATACATTAATATTGTACTTTTGGGAATAGTGTTGGTAGTGGTGAGATTGAAAGGTGCAGAGGCACAGCGGGCGTTCTTTGTGTTTGGGGATTCTCTTGTGGATAATGGGAACAACAACTTTTTGGCAACTACAGCTCGAGCAGATGCTCCTCCTTATGGCATTGATTACCCAACCGGAAGACCCACTGGCCGGTTCTCTAATGGCTACAACATTCCTGACTTCATTAGTACGTACATTCCCTTTTTAATTCTctctatttttcattattatataataataataataatgtacttACTAGTTGCTTAATTTGTAACTCATTGTGATCATACATTTATTTACGTGTAGGTCAATCACTTGGGGCCGAATCCACATTGCCTTATTTAGATCCCGAGCTCGACGGGGAAAGATTGCTTGTTGGTGCCAACTTTGCTTCTGCTGGTATTGGAATTCTCAATGACACTGGAATCCAATTTGTAAGTCATATATTACTTATTTGCGTGCGTGTTTCGTTCATGCATGTGTACATATAGTTCTTTTTGTaagtcacacacacacatatatatatatatatatatcttttccaAGAGTTGTGATATACTTgagttatttttgtaattaagatGATGATAAcgatttaattacttttattatatacataaattacgactagtgatatttttataatttatactcTCTTTACCCTATTGCTTCcactttttattatatataaaatattggtGGATTATGTGTGTGTTACAAATTGCAATTGCAGGTAAACATAATCAGAATATACAGACAGTTGGAGTACTGGGAAGAATACCAACAAAGGGTGAGTGGTCTCATAGGACCTGAGCAGACTGAGCGCTTAATAAATGGAGCATTGGTCCTCATCACTCTTGGAGGCAACGACTTTGTCAATAACTATTACTTGGTCCCTTACTCTGCAAGATCACGCCAATACAATTTACCAGATTACGTCAAGTATATTATCTCTGAGTACAAGAAAGTTCTAAGGGTAAGTAATTAACTCCATCCTATATATCTTAATTTGAAATggcatattatatattatatgtgaatttgaaatgccatgtatattatatattatatttcagAGGCTATACGAAATTGGAGCACGTAGGGTGCTGGTGACGGGAACTGGTCCATTGGGTTGTGTTCCAGCGGAATTGGCCCAGCGAAGCACCAACGGTGACTGCTCAGCTGAGCTGCAGCGAGCCGCAGCCTTGTTCAACCCTCAACTTGTTCAGATTATCCAACAACTCAACAGCGAAATTGGTTCCAATGTCTTCGTTGGAGTCAACACGCAACAGATGCACATCGACTTCATCAGTAATCCTCAACGATAtggtaaatattattataattaatatacataCAGAAATGACTACGTacccttttaaaatttaaattaaaaatatatcttttttttcttacataatATTCGTATCCTTGATCATGTCATATCCAACATATAAAAGCCACGCAACACTCATTACGTACACAAAGACAAAGGGACTACTTAATGGGgataaagttaattaatttaggtAGATGCATTTAATGGAGGCATGGCCCATGCATCAATCATCATATGGGGGGAGGGAGATAGAAGATATATCctttaattttcctttctttctttctttgtataGGCTACCAATAATGTACAATAAATAGTGTCTCTGGTGTCCAGATTTTTTCTTGTTGGAAAGGAGGGTGCTTCTTTTTGCCACTAACATATATACAACGCTTATAATTATTTGGTTCTATATTGAACagagtaaaaaaattatcatcttaGATTTGCATGGTTCATATTGAACTGCATCGCTGTccacatatatatagatagatataggTAGATacaaattcattaattaaaagcGGAATGCAATGCGTCTACATACATGTGGCATTAACGAGTTATGATATGGAGTATATGTATATAGTAAAGCTCGTGGTTGAACATGCAGGATTTGTTACATCAAAAGTAGCATGTTGCGGTCAAGGACCCTACAATGGTCTTGGACTGTGCACTCCGGCATCCAACTTGTGCCCTAACCGTGATATTTATGCCTTTTGGGATCCTTTTCATCCATCAGAAAGGGCTAATAGGTTAATCGTTCAACAGATTTTGTCAGGCACCTCAGAGTATATGTATCCAATGAATCTTAGCACCATTATGGCTTTGGATTCCAAGAACTAGATCAATCAATCAAGGGTCTCTGTCCATCATTTTATTACCGCACCTCTTTTGTGTCTCACAATTATATATAGTCTACCTGTTAATTtgtcatatatttatatatatatatatatatgtgtgtgttcaAATTTGGTGTCATATAATATATAGTAATTATCTCCAATGTGTCAGTgaatagtatatatattataatgttgGAGTGGATGGATGATGGTAAGTACCgtcctccttctccttctcttggGCAGTACAGAAGAAAGACTGCATGTATAATAATTGAGTGAATTTTTATCTTCATtactattttctcttttttctttctcttttatttaaatattttcacgCGATCATCTTAACATAACATCtttgatgataaatttattCCATCTGTTTGGTTCAgcgttaaaacttaaaagcctACAGCATTCCTCGTAAATAACTCTCTTAAAGAACAGCAAGAAACAGCAAAATCGTATATAGTAATATCTCCAATTAAGTTATGAGGAATACTAACAACAGGAAAGAGTTAATGTTTCATATATACAGATTCTCCATCATAACGTAAGATATATAAAACCTCTCCTATCCAAGTCAAGTGGCATAGACTAACAGAATTAAGCCAACTAAAGCTGGATAAAAAGGATATCATCTCCATTAAAAAGGGGGACTTTGTTCTTAAACTCAACCCCaattaatgacaatcttcttctAGCATAAGCTCCAAAGAACACGCTGCAGTAAAGCAACATACCTAGGTATATACACCAGCAGCACCAAACACAAAGCCAAGATCCATCAAGATATATAACATCATGAACCATCACACCAAAAGAAAAACCATAATAAAGGGCATGCTAATTAAGACTTAAGCACGATGAGGATCCAGCACAGATcaagatcaaaagttataatAGAGCTAGAATCTAGATGGCACCAAAAGAGACAGTGTGATAAAAACagcaacacaacacaacaataACAATGCCAGaggacagaaaaaaaaaatgcagcagTAGCCGACTATCCAGGATTCTAGATTTCCTGGAAATATTAGTACAGTGCATTCTAAAacctattattatttattttctttttacctcatataaataaaatttctcatTTACTATCTCCTTCAATACTAtactatttattataattatacaaCTACTTACT encodes the following:
- the LOC114399277 gene encoding GDSL esterase/lipase At5g33370-like; its protein translation is MARYINIVLLGIVLVVVRLKGAEAQRAFFVFGDSLVDNGNNNFLATTARADAPPYGIDYPTGRPTGRFSNGYNIPDFISQSLGAESTLPYLDPELDGERLLVGANFASAGIGILNDTGIQFVNIIRIYRQLEYWEEYQQRVSGLIGPEQTERLINGALVLITLGGNDFVNNYYLVPYSARSRQYNLPDYVKYIISEYKKVLRRLYEIGARRVLVTGTGPLGCVPAELAQRSTNGDCSAELQRAAALFNPQLVQIIQQLNSEIGSNVFVGVNTQQMHIDFISNPQRYGFVTSKVACCGQGPYNGLGLCTPASNLCPNRDIYAFWDPFHPSERANRLIVQQILSGTSEYMYPMNLSTIMALDSKN